One genomic window of Nicotiana sylvestris chromosome 10, ASM39365v2, whole genome shotgun sequence includes the following:
- the LOC104249385 gene encoding chalcone--flavanone isomerase has translation MESITIENYVFPSTMVKPPGSTNTFFLAGAGNRGLEIEGKFVKFTAIGVYLEESALPFLAAKWKSKSSEELANSLDFFRDIVTGPFEKFTRVTMILPLTGKQYSEKVAENCVAHWKAIGTYTDAESQAIEKLLNIFQNETFPPGASILFTQSPVGALTISFIKDDSITGTGNAVIENKQLSEAVLESIIGKHGVSPAAKCSIAERVSGLFKKSYADASVFEKPGIEKSSDPVIEEKPTIPEIGV, from the exons ATGGAGTCCATTACCATTGAGAATTACGTGTTCCCATCAACAATGGTGAAGCCTCCTGGTTCTACCAATACTTTTTTCCTTGCCGGCGCAG GAAATAGAGGTTTGGAAATTGAAGGGAAGTTTGTGAAGTTCACTGCGATCGGCGTCTACTTGGAAGAGAGTGCTCTTCCTTTTCTCGCCGCTAAATGGAAAAGCAAAAGCTCAGAGGAGTTGGCTAATTCACTCGACTTTTTCAGGGATATCGTCACAG GTCCCTTTGAGAAATTCACCCGAGTGACTATGATCTTGCCTTTGACGGGTAAGCAATACTCAGAGAAGGTGGCAGAAAATTGTGTTGCCCATTGGAAAGCAATAGGAACCTACACCGATGCAGAGAGTCAGGCCATTGAAAAGCTCCTCAACATTTTCCAGAATGAAACCTTCCCGCCGGGTGCCTCCATTCTTTTTACTCAATCACCTGTTGGGGCATTGACG ATTAGCTTCATTAAAGATGATTCAATTACTGGCACTGGAAATGCTGTTATAGAGAACAAACAATTGTCTGAAGCAGTGCTGGAATCCATAATTGGCAAACATGGAGTTTCCCCTGCAGCAAAGTGTAGTATCGCCGAAAGAGTGTCAGGACTATTCAAAAAGAGCTATGCCGACGCGTCAGTTTTTGAAAAACCAGGAATTGAGAAATCCTCCGATCCAGTGATTGAGGAGAAACCTACCATTCCAGAAATTGGAGTCTAG